The DNA window AAAAACgttttttcgttaaaaaaaatctAAACGGTGATAAATTAACGATAAAATTGCTGAGCTTTAGAAATCGAACGATCAATTTTTAACACCCACGACACGGACCTTAAGTAATTAGTTGATCTAGTCTGGTGATTTCTGGCATAAAagattttcgagatttcaaagATTGCGAGTTGCAGTGTTTGAAGacactttttgaaaaaaaaagaagaagcgtTTCCTACGGCCGCGGGTGTGATCTGTAGCGCAAGTTTCCAGGGGATTTATTAGCAGTGATAAGGATTAATCTCTATCTGAAAAACGATAGTTATCGGGAACACCGGACAACTTACTCAACATGATTACGAGGGGGGCACCGTCGTGGCCTGGATCGAAAGTGAATCTCGAGAACCGTCAGCGTTTTCCGGAAACGAGTTCGCGCCGTAAGTCCACTCGATGTCCGAGAACCGATCGCTCCAACTATTCGACACGGACTGATCGTCGCATTCACTGGCAAGTCGGTGTTGACCATCTTCAGAAAGACATACGAGTTCCGTAGTACATGAGCGCTGAAACGCTCAGGTGTACGTACACTGTGAGCCGAGGAACGTAAACGCGGCTCTAGATATAATCCGTAATCGCTCCTTGCTCATCTTCTGTGTACAGGACACGATAATGACGCCTACTTCTATTTCTAGCACTGGAAGATTGATTTTTTACTTCACTGTTAATGTGTTGGTAGATTCGTGACGATGTTCGATTATTTGTTTTTGAGACACTGCGATTTGTAATCATTTCTTGCTTATTTTCTGTATACAAGGCATCACAATTATGCTTGTCCTTTGTTTCCATCGCTGAAagattgatttttttattttactattaatgtgtgtgtgtgtgtgtgtgtttagaTTCTTGATGATGTCTGATGATTTATTTTTGAGACACCGCGATTTGTAATAGTCCCTTGTCTGTACACAGGATAAtgataacaataattattagaccGCGGGCTTTTATattgtcccataaaaaaaaagaaaaaaaaaattccatttCAATTGCAAGAGATGGAAGCTAAATGAGAATGTATTTCTCCcttcaatcattttaacaagtcgtaaataatgtaacaacattttgaaattcttgAAATGCATTCACAGTTTTGTTTATcatccatttttgccataaatgcataaaatccgcggtctaatggTTATCCATTTCTAGCACTAAAAAATTGATTCTTTACTCGATTGTGATCGTGTTACTGGATTCTTAACGATATTTGGTTATTTATTTCCGAAATTACGATTCCCGCATAgtttaatactaggtttacgggacccgacaaaatgacgggttctaatatttttaatttacagttaTTGAGAtggtgaagatccatctacgtggaattactcaacaaatttatttctttgggtatatattattttaaaaatggctaaaaacttgaatagacacattctttttatttttataaagtaatgtaaaatactcacttttagtgctccgtaaacccagtgttaatgtACCTACTAAATAGGTTGCTCTAGCTAGCACTGAATTCAAGAACTTGTTAACTACTATTTATGTAGTACAAATGGCGAGGTCATATTAGAATAAATAATTGTCGACTTGTTATCGTTGTAACGTACAATAGCTTTGTCTTTCTTTCATGGTAAATTTGGAGTACCGTGCAGATAAACATTATCGTGCCGAAGTTAAAATTCTTTGACATTCAAAACTGCTCGTGTACAAAGTTGCTCGTTGTTCATTGTTGTACAAGTGTTGCATGAACGGCAAGTTAATTTTGTCGTCTCCATTGCGGAAGACGTTGATAGTGTTTCCGATTAAACGCAAACACGATAAATACAACGAGGGGCAACGATATTCGAACATTCCACCTTATACATAAACGATGAGAAGCGAAATCAAGGTTCGTTGCTGTATATTTCTTCCGTATATAATGATATGCTTCATTAAGTTTAATGAGGTTTTTGTTCCCGTTTTATACTAATACAGAGTTTTATACTTATAAAGTCGCAATATCGCAAACATATTCTTGTTTATCTGTTACTACATAAATTGCCAACAAACCTGTGAatggactgtgaattttattcaTCTGTAACAAAACACTTTTATGCTATGTTTGActcgttaaaattataaatcttATTTTGAATCCATATGAAAATTGTTAAgcttaaataaaatgtatacgcAATTCTTGTTTATTTAATTCTATACAAATTGATAATTTATCAAATTGAAAgttatagacaatttttattttgtatacaaatccgcaatttatttttagaaagaaACTGTTAAGCGTAAATAGAATTTATGCGCTATTCTCAGCCTAATCGAACACCTCTTGATTGTGTACAGTTGCGGAAAATGGCGTAAAATGATGTAACAATAAAGGGACGGGTCACTCGATGATTTTTAATTAAGTAAACGAAGTCTTACTTTTTACAATAACTGTGCAGCAGGAAATATGCAGATATTCATTTTAGATCCCGGCGCGCTGCGTCCGCATAATTTCAACCTGTGTTTTGAATCGCTATGACGTCCTTTGGTTACGAGGACGAGAACTTGTCCCGAACTGAATCGTTATTAGCCTAGCGTGCGTAATTTTTATGTCATACGGCCATTTAGCACTGCAGAGTAGCAGGCGCATGGTAGGAGCACAAATGTATCGTAATCTCGATAGTCAAGGACATCCTGATGCGAAAAATAATTGGCAAAAACCGACCTTAACGAACCTCCATTAGCTAGCTCGCCAATATTTTCTTGAAACTCATTCTGTGTCTCACAATGATGACAATTGTGGCAAGATGCAGGCTGATAGTTTATGATAAATAAGAAAAAAGTCCTGATAATATTCAATCTTTGGAAATAACATGACCACATTATTATTCCTCTGATATTTTCACTGACTTGTATttgatctactaatttttggtataaaataatataagtaCCCAATTAGTATAGGGATACaaattattgtgcctatattaattatacttatttttaaagcataatgtattatctcttttttaatattcattactaaataaaattaattaataaattaattaatataggcacagcaatTGGTACCCCTCACAGTAACTGGGCCCCTCACCCTATTTCGTTGCGTTAATAAACAAAACGTTTTGTTCACTACGTTCCGATACATTGTGAATTGTTGAAAAATGCTGACGATGCCAAAAGGAATGTATTCTGTATGCAACTTCCGCATATCTATTATTTTTCTAAATCCTAAATATATATTACAACAGTAATgacataatatcataaatcgAATGACTTGTAGAAATCTCGGTCTATTATTTAGCAATAATGTAACATTAATCTACTGATAGTGAGCGTAAACTGATCCTAAGTACCATTAAACGATTAAATACGTCTGAAAAATTATGTTAACTTTCCGATAACGCTTTCGAAACACGATGTTATCGATAACTGTTTGCATTTAATTGAGCAATATCGATGTATACTATTGTATACCGTAATGAATTCAGAAAAAAACGTGGACGGAGTTCTATTCAGAAAGAAACGTCATTTAAATGCATGCACTTGACCTTTAGCGCCACTGTTAAATGCATACAATCAACCGCGAAAATATTTAATCAAGCCGCAGGAAAGATAAACGTTATTCCTTTTTAAATCGCGTAGTTGTCTCATTTTAGGGAGCGTGTGTTTCCTTCGAAACACGAGACCTAAATGTACAACGTGACCGAAAATCCGCTAGACCatagctgttcagcgtctgcccgcacgggcagcgattttcttgccctgggcatgcACAGAACCGCGGGCACGAAGCTCGTCCCAGCGGGTAAgactgcatgtatttgtcacacgcattgtaaCAGCTATGGCTGTGCTACGGCTTACCCCCACTCCCCTAAGTCACTTGTCCCTAGTTTTGCCCgcagctgtgcccacgggcatcagCGGGAGCCCTTGCCCAAtaataggcatgttgagcagtTCTGCACTAGATTATTTCAAAGTGGAATAAtcctttcatttttttaaaattcccatTTACTTTTTCAtaaacaaattcaaatttcaaAGACCATTCAAAATGGTTTAGCGTGACTTGGGCCACCctgtaaattaaatataatttttttggtaTTCACTTCTTCAACGCTagaacgtttttataatttcagtaattgcgaCAGAAAAATTAGCCAGTCGTTTCGATTGGTTTGGTAGTTCTAACATAAAATTGTGTCTATTAGCGAAACGAGCACGATAAAATTATAGGCGCTACTATATTTAATCAATTGTTAGTggaatatttttgtgacagcGATAACATTTGGCTCGCAGTGTGTGCGTGATGTGTACGAATTTTGAGAACCGTACGATTACAAGTATTGCGTTGACTGATAATACTTTTTCTCGCTGACTTATCAACAGCATCACGCGATACATCCGAGTCACGTTATTCGTTCGTAAAGTCGAGCTTCTGCATGGTTGTGAGTACTATACGCACAATCATTGCTCCTCCCTATCTGAAGTTACAGACTGTTTATCTGTAACTCGAAGACTGCTTCTTTCTTaacgacgatttttatttataaataaataacgtcgcgaactcgataaatcgCGATTCtttcactttaaaaaaaaatgctcgGCTTTTTATCAGCAAACTTGTAAAAAGCGAATGTTTACAGGTTGCTCATTGTGTGCAAGAAACTTTCAGGACCGTGTTATGGCTGGGGCCTACTTTTCAAAGTGACTTGCAGCACTTGTATAATCGCTCGTGGCGTTCATAGCATTGAGTAACAAAAAGTGCATAAATGAAAGGAATGCAAAAGTTTCACAGAAAAATCGGTCAACTATTTTTGTCACGAAAGTAGACCGAAATCTTGAACAGAAAACAATACACTGTTCTGTGAGAATGTATATGTAATTTGGAAATCTGAGATGACAAGATTATCTGATATGTCACACGATAAAAAAGTCTCGAGACAAGTATCGATGTTATCTGTTGGCATTTTTTATCGAACGGAAGAAAAATTCATCGTACGATTTTATCATTTAAATATCAACTGCGTGACAAGTTCACTAGTAATCACtgtagaaaatattataaacaCTGTAGAACAAAAGAATCTGGAATGTTACGTCACAGAATCATTTGAAGTCCGTTAAGATTGTAGTTTCGAATGTAATTGTTAAGAAAATGTTATACTTACTCCTAACTCTGTCCATCGTGGATTTATTCGAACAGGAGAGATATATAGAACTTTCAATTGGCGGTGTCGTAGACTCGTCTTGGTAACAACTAAATAGGTGTCTGTGGAGGTCACAAGCTGGACGTAACAGTTATGTAGTCTTTTAAACTACCgtcaaacaaaaatattatagaTCGCTTCCTCTTATATGAATTGAGGTTAAGCATAAAAAACCATAGTGGTGCCATACGCGTGACACCGATCGACTGGCATTTTGAAAACCAAAGCAAAAAAGCCGATTCATTTCTTCGAGGTCTTCACGTCCCCTCCATTTTAATCAATCGTTCCCTTCTCATTCGGACTTTTACTTGTTCCACGAATTACATCTACGAATCTGCAATATGCAtcgcaatttattttcattaatcatcatatattttaaaagattcaaataaaaaattttgcaacgtgtacatatgtaaactataaatttaaatatacaatAACATTGATACTacgatgaaataatatttttaatttctctgaaataatataaataatattctatGAATATTCCGTACATATTGTCGTTTATAGGCAGAAATGATACCGACAAAATACGCTAACTACATACGTATACGCTAACTACGATGAACTAATAGTAGCGCGTAGCGCCACCTATCGTGGAACATTTCATAGCATAAACATTGGAAATAGTTTAAAACAAGCGTAAGAGTATATAATTTGTTTACACTAGCTTATATATTTCACGGTGCATTGTACcatcattttaataattgtatgtACTTTATTTTCAAACTTTTATGTTGTTTAACCTCAAATATCGATTTCTTGACTGTGCTTTTTTCGTAGAAAATGAGACCAACGATTCCAGCATTTGGTAAAAAGCACGCAAGAGCAGCACAAAATGAGAAGAAAGTGCCATTCAAACAATTGCTTCCTCTTTCGTTGAACAATCACGTTAGGGGAACAGCAAAATCATCGAAAGGTATACTCACCAAGTATTTTATGGATTTCTGTATATAGATTATTTTCAGTTCATTAAGATCATTAAAGAAACCAAGAAATTTTAAACTGtcttctgcttcttgcaattgatccaaacagtttttttgcataaagatccgcagtctattcaccCATGTATAGTATTTAAAACATAATCTAACATTGTCTACACGTTTCAGAGAACAACTGTATGTACGAACTGTCTTTGCTATTTGCTTGTATGGGTGAAACTAGTTTCGATAATACAGCATGCAAAAAAGAGTTCAATGAATTTAATACATGCATAAAAAAGTTCGAGGCACACAGGAAACATCAAAAGGAGCTGCAACAGATAGGGATTCCTACGCCCGACACTGTGACGTTCACAGACTCACAGCTGACTTATCTTTTGCATAAATACCCAACTAAATAAGTCATTGTGAAGATTGTGTTATAAAAAtacatgtaaatatatttaatataatagtattaCAGTCGTTGTTTTTTAATTATACTCCTGCATTTTTATCTCTTAGTTGTATATGTTAATAAATTAAGTACATTTAAGTATATTGTAAAGCACAATATAAAACAATAGGAAGTACCTTATCAAGAACCTTCCACTTTACTCTGCTTATTTGTTTGAGATTGCATACGTTTTATGGCCAATCGAGTGGAGTACCCTGCACacacaaatgaataaaattagTTTGAACTTATTTCTTGAGCCACAAACTGATTGGAATTGAATGTACATACGAATCGAATGATTAGTTTTACAAATTGATGTAACTTCTTGAATAGTACTCAATTGATGCTCAATACGTTTTAATGCTTTATAGTTCTCTATTTGCTCATCCTTGTAATGGTAGTATGTACAAAATAATGTAATTGTACATAAAGCGAGAGCCATCTTTCTGTACATCCATGTTGTACTCACCAAACTCTCCTGGAttaaacaattacaattttactTGTTCTCTGAGCACAAATTAATAACTAACATATTTATATTACCTTGCTGTCTTCATCAGAAAACATAGTGTTACCATAATACTGAACTAACATGCGTTCTATTATAACATTCACACTTAAAATTGTGAAGAGTGTTACTCTAGCATCCACTGTCCTCTTAGAAGAACTGAACAGTGCACATAGGATGCAGCTAACTGTGTAATACATAATAGACTGAAACCATGAAACTTCACCAATGATCCAATTTTGAAAAGTGCGTAAGTATGagaatatttcaaacaataatTCCTTCTGATCTTTTGCTGTTTCCCTGTAATTGAGAGACAGTAAATCTAACATAAGAATCtctgtagaaacaaaatttattagagCTCACATCTTACGTACTTAAAATCTTTTACCATATTGTTAACACTTTCAGATGAAGATTTCAATACAGTACCGAGCTCTTTCCCATGGTCTAAAAGTCTATTTTGCATTTTTAAACTTTCCTTTTGACTTTCAAGCATAGCTCCTTGCACTTCCGAGGCTTCTAATAATTGATCCTTCATTCGCGTAGAAACTTGGTACAACCTGTACAGTTACATCCGatacaaattatttgaaaatacaGCTTTAGTCATTCATAAGTAGACAgaggatatttatgcaaactaaaagtTTTCACCTGATttacaacaaactggagtgtaGTAGAATTGCATGTTCTTTCTTAATAGGtttagtaaattgaaaataatataacagtgtttttaaattcttctctttttattgtttcaaattacaGCTACTTAttcttgttataaatgcataaaattcactgTTTATTCATAAAACTTACTGTTTAATGGTATTATCGGTCTCAGCCTGCCAAGCTTCATAGTTTAAGTAAAAGCACATATGAGTGGTATGTATATAAAATTCATTATATGCATTGAATGCTCTGTCTGACATATCATTGATGCAATTCCTGTAAAATAAATAGTGCAATTAATATATTTGAACATAACAATTATTAATATATGTTTACCGTCTTTCAGCTTCTAAATTACTAAGATCACAACTATATGTTGTATGTCCTGAATCTTCCAAAAAACAGTTCATCAATTTCAAAGCAAGAATAGAGTGCTCTTCATCATTcaagttattacaattatttttcattgCTGTGACAGCATTATGCCAGCATGTTCCATGTTTTGACATCGAAGATTTTGctgaaagaaatttaatatatcAGTACAcagtaaaaatgttaaaaatactaACGCATTTCGATGAGTACTTACTTTGTATTATCTGGTATTGTTTTTCTCCGAGCTGTTTTAATACTCCACTTCCATCGAATGCGAGCGAATAAAATATCGGGAGAAATATTAGACGGTTCATTATACATTCAACAATGACTATAAGTTCGAAATGAACACATCTTTTGATCGTTTTACACTGTTAGTTTGAAATCGGTCGTTACAGTGTTCGTTTGGTAACTAAAATTGTTCAGGTGCTTGTTTGGTGAGATTTgcaaagaataaataaatatgtggCGTCATCACGCTCCACCCACGAACTCGTGcttctaaaaatattaaaataacttATTGTCTTCCTTGGTatattcaaatttaaatttgtaATTTACAAGCGAAGGACAAATGAATTCGATGCGCGCGTCGATTCATTATCGAGAAAGATGCCTTATGGCGGATTCTCAATCGCGTTCGTGGAAACTTTGTAATTTTATGGAGAAGAATGTTCATAATAACGTTcataaaatgtaaaaatcgTCATATGTCAATGTATAAATGTTAAACAAGTGATTCCTGAATGATTCGTTCgactaaaaatgttttttcgatGCACAAATAAAATCTTCTCGTTTGAGCATAGACTACACAGTAGAATCGAATTGGTTCAGCTTCGCGCGCGCCATCTGGCGGGCCATTTAAAAATGACTTTCAACGAAGAAATAGATATCATTGTTGAACGGCGTTGTTAattgtttcaaaaaattgaattaCAATACTATTGAAGTGTGACATTGTTGTACACTCTTTAAGAGCATATTTCACAGATTTTGGCATTACCTAACTCGACcattgaaaatgtttttccaagagaaaatataaaataatatactgaaataaaataattgtaataaaattgaGAATTAATTCGCAACTGGTATATTATTTGGAAATTAcggaacattttattttattaatttttctcgaataaagATATGTAATGGTGGGCTCAGAGACATTAAACAATAAGTGAATGTTTAAACCGGAAGTCGACGTGGACCAAGCCGGTCCCGAAGAAATAACAGAAACCAGCTGGGATAATTTTAGCGGGCAGTTTATAATGGCTGTTTATTTGATCAGAACGATGATTCCCCAGAAATGAACAACGCCGGCCGGTATTTTGTACGTGGCTCCCGCGGGGGTTGTAAAAAGACAACGTGTGCTGCTGGAGAGTCACTGGCAATCGGCCAGCCACTTTTGCCATTGAATTCGGACGGAGCGAAAATAAGTGGCTGAGGCAAGGAACAGTGACACAGGTTCGATCTCCTCGTTCCCGTCTTGAAGACCGGTTTATCCTTCGACGAACATCGAAACAGTTCACGGGATCATTGTTCGAACTCCCAGAGAAAAAAGTCTGCAGCGTTAACACGGGTTCCTCATGATCAGCCTCCGAGACAACTCTATCTTCCCTAGATTCACGTTATCAAACTGATAATCGAACTCAGATAGACATCAATCCTTCAGggacgaggattttttaaaatattcgaaACATTCTCCCCAGAAGGTTAAATCCTACATCAAAGTCGGTTCTaggaacaaataaaaatgtacactGATCAATAGTTACCCTATAGTTACTATAATAGTTAACCCTCCACGGCGCACATATATTTGCATCTTGCGTAGGCATATCGGATCGTTTATGCCTAGGGCTAATTTTTTCTACTGTTTTcggctttcaaaaaatctgaaaaaatttccTACCGTAATACTgttatcaataaaaaaataaaattttacggaTTAAATTCGGAAAAATGAGGGTCTTCTCTCTGTTCCCTTTGAAAGCAttcaaaagtgaaattttcGCATAAACATAAGCGACCAAGTGTGCCTACCGGGAGTTGAATgatttatttgcaatttttaagaTTAACTACGCGGACGAAATGTTGACAATATGATAATATTCGTTCTGAAAGAGTTAATCAGGAAAATTTTTGAATTCCCAATCGAGGGGATGCGCTAGCTAAGTAAACTTTCTCGGGGATCTTCCCTGCAATCATCTGGTGCCATAGTCCTCGGTAGCTCCACGCCATCGATACGTCTTTTTTCTCATTAAGAGACCCCCTGGAGATCCTTATTCAAGGATCACTTGACCCAAATACTCTTAGTGCTCGGCGCTAGTAGCATCGACACTTTTATCTCCTTATCCCCGTGGTATTTGGTTTTATAGTCTTTATCAGCCCTATCGGGTCGTCTGGGTCGCTGGAAGGTGTGCGATGATGATGTATCTTTGCTAGACCAATGTACCATAGTCCTTTTATAATCAAAACTATAGGAAATTGCCTGGAGATCTTTAACCGAGGATCATTTAATTCGAATTCACGTGTGGAATTCGTGTGTGTTCTAAATCTCTTAGGCGTACAGTAGATATACgcgaagaagttctaatcactgcgaCCGTGAAAGAAATCTTAGGGGTTAAGCTACGTCCACACGGAAGCAACAACGAGCAACTTCCGCAACTTTTTGCAACCAGAGGCAACAGAATATCGCTCGATGTTGTTTCGGTGTGG is part of the Halictus rubicundus isolate RS-2024b chromosome 3, iyHalRubi1_principal, whole genome shotgun sequence genome and encodes:
- the LOC143352498 gene encoding uncharacterized protein LOC143352498, translating into MNRLIFLPIFYSLAFDGSGVLKQLGEKQYQIIQTKSSMSKHGTCWHNAVTAMKNNCNNLNDEEHSILALKLMNCFLEDSGHTTYSCDLSNLEAERRNCINDMSDRAFNAYNEFYIHTTHMCFYLNYEAWQAETDNTIKQLYQVSTRMKDQLLEASEVQGAMLESQKESLKMQNRLLDHGKELGTVLKSSSESVNNMVKDFKETAKDQKELLFEIFSYLRTFQNWIIGEVSWFQSIMYYTVSCILCALFSSSKRTVDARVTLFTILSVNVIIERMLVQYYGNTMFSDEDSKESLVSTTWMYRKMALALCTITLFCTYYHYKDEQIENYKALKRIEHQLSTIQEVTSICKTNHSIRYSTRLAIKRMQSQTNKQSKVEGS
- the LOC143352499 gene encoding small ribosomal subunit protein mS37; this translates as MRPTIPAFGKKHARAAQNEKKVPFKQLLPLSLNNHVRGTAKSSKENNCMYELSLLFACMGETSFDNTACKKEFNEFNTCIKKFEAHRKHQKELQQIGIPTPDTVTFTDSQLTYLLHKYPTK